One genomic region from Phragmites australis chromosome 1, lpPhrAust1.1, whole genome shotgun sequence encodes:
- the LOC133928278 gene encoding cytochrome P450 734A6-like yields the protein MMGWGWAAAWAFAAYVAVKLMEVLWWRPRRVEEHFARQGIRGPRYRFFVGCVREMVALMVAASAKPMPRPYRSHNVLPRVLAFYHHWKKIYGSTFLIWFGPTPRLAVADPDLIREILLSRAEHFDRYESHPMVRQLEGEGLVSLRGEKWAHRRKVLTPAFHMENLKLLLPFVGKTVVDMVEKWRDMAAAASGEVEIDVSEWFQVVTEDAITRTAFGRSYEDGKAVFKLQTQLMAFASEAFRKVFIPGYRFLPTKKNTSSWKLDKEIRKNLVTLIGRRQEAADDEKLNGCAKDLLGLMIKASSNGGKVSPVTVNDIVEECKTFFFAGKQTTSNLLTWTTVVLAMHPEWQERARQEVLDVCGAHDIPSRVQLARLKTLGMILNETLRLYPPAVATVRRAKTDVELGGCLIPRDTELLIPIMAVHHDTRLWGPDATQFNPARFTDGGARAAKHPTAFIPFGLGERMCIGQNLALLEAKLTVAIILQRFEFRLSPNYLHAPTVLMLLHPQYGAPVIFRPRSSEPSDHKRHL from the exons ATGATGGGGTGGGGATGGGCGGCGGCATGGGCGTtcgcggcgtacgtggcggtgAAGCTGATGGAGGTGCTGTGGTGGCGGCCGCGTCGGGTGGAGGAGCACTTCGCGCGGCAGGGGATCCGTGGCCCCCGCTACCGCTTCTTCGTCGGCTGCGTCCGCGAGATGGTGGCGCTCATGGTGGCCGCCTCGGCCAAGCCAATGCCGCGCCCCTACCGCTCACACAACGTCCTCCCGCGCGTCCTCGCTTTCTACCACCACTGGAAGAAAATCTATG GTTCGACGTTCCTGATATGGTTCGGCCCGACGCCGCGGCTCGCCGTCGCCGACCCCGACCTCATCCGGGAGATCCTGCTGTCCCGCGCAGAGCACTTTGACCGCTACGAGTCGCACCCCATGGTGCGGCAGCTAGAGGGCGAAGGGCTCGTCAGCCTGCGCGGCGAGAAGTGGGCGCACCGCCGCAAGGTGCTCACGCCAGCCTTCCACATGGAGAACCTCAAG TTGCTGCTGCCGTTCGTCGGGAAGACGGTGGTGGACATGGTGGAGAAGTGGCGCGACATGGCCGCCGCAGCGTCCGGCGAGGTCGAGATCGACGTGTCCGAGTGGTTCCAGGTGGTGACGGAGGACGCCATCACCCGCACGGCGTTCGGCCGGAGCTACGAGGACGGCAAGGCCGTTTTCAAGCTCCAGACGCAGCTCATGGCCTTCGCCTCCGAGGCATTTCGCAAGGTCTTCATCCCTGGATACAG GTTCTTACCGACCAAGAAGAACACGAGCTCGTGGAAGCTGGACAAGGAGATCAGAAAGAACCTGGTGACGCTTATTGGCCGACGACAGGAGGCTGCGGACGACGAGAAGCTCAACGGCTGCGCCAAGGATCTCCTTGGCCTCATGATCAAGGCGAGCAGCAACGGCGGCAAGGTGAGCCCCGTCACCGTGAACGACATAGTGGAGGAGTGCAAGACGTTCTTCTTCGCCGGCAAGCAAACAACGTCGAACCTCCTGACGTGGACCACCGTCGTGCTGGCCATGCACCCGGAGTGGCAGGAGCGCGCCCGGCAGGAGGTCCTCGACGTCTGCGGCGCGCACGACATCCCCTCCCGCGTGCAGCTCGCCAGGCTCAAGACT CtcgggatgatcctgaacgagacGCTGCGGCTGTACCCGCCGGCCGTGGCGACGGTGCGGCGAGCCAAAACCGACGTGGAGCTCGGCGGGTGCCTCATCCCGCGCGACACGGAGCTGCTGATCCCGATCATGGCCGTGCACCACGACACGCGGCTGTGGGGGCCGGACGCCACGCAGTTCAACCCGGCGCGCTTCACAGACGGCGGGGCGCGGGCGGCCAAGCACCCGACGGCGTTCATTCCGTTCGGGCTGGGAGAGCGGATGTGCATTGGCCAGAACCTGGCGCTCCTGGAGGCCAAGCTCACCGTGGCCATCATACTCCAGCGGTTCGAATTCCGGCTGTCGCCCAACTACCTCCACGCACCAACGGTCCTGATGCTACTCCACCCGCAATACGGGGCGCCAGTGATCTTCCGACCACGATCGTCTGAGCCGTCGGATCACAAGCGGCATctgtga